The Methanosarcina barkeri str. Wiesmoor DNA segment AACCTGTGTACCCAACAAAGAAAATCAAAATAAGAAGAAGAGCAAAGCCTATTACTAGATGCCCTATTTTTGTGTTTTTATACATCTTTTTCACCCTTGCCTCCAGCTTCTCCACCTTTATACATCTTCAGTTTGCATGAGTTGTTAACCTGTCAGTGGTACCCACTAAAGACAGTGAACGGGCGAAAATGTTTCTATGGAGATTGCCTGATCTTCCCAACCAATTATTCAATACAGACTATCAGACTATTCAAGAGTTGATAAATTTTTTGATTTATTAAAAAGAGAAAACATAATAAAAAATAATTCTCTATGATGTCGACCCGATTTCATTCAATATCTCTTTAGATGTCTACTGAGTATGCCCTTTAGACAACAGTCTTTTTATTTTCGCATATATATTATGACTGTCGTATTATTATCGTATACGTTATCTTTAAGAGTCCGATATTGTAAGAAAATACTCAACCTGTGAGCCAAAGTCGCCAAAGTTTATAGGTTTGGCAAGAACAGCATAGCACCCAGCCTTAAGGAACTTTTCTTTACTTTCAGGATCAGAGTAACCTGTAACTGCAACTACTTTTATACTCCGAGTTTCAGGGTTAAGTTTTATTTTTTGTAGTAATTCGAGACCGTGCATTTTCGGAAGTTCCATATCAAGCAATATCAGGTCAATTTTTGCTTCATTGAGAATTTCAAGAGCTTCAAAACCATTTTTCGCTTTTTTTGGCTCATGTCCAATGGACTTAAGTAAGTCTGCTTCAACAGTCAGATTAAGTAAGTTATCTTCAACAATAAGAATATCAGTCACTCAAATCTACTCCTAAGGAGGGTTGCTTGAAGATTTTGTAAGCTGGACTTTTTGTAAGTGAGTTTTTTGTAAGTGAGTTTTTTGTAAGTGAGTTTTTTGTAAGTGAGTTTTTTGTAAGTGAGTTTTTTGTAAGTGAGTTTTTTGTAAGTGAGTTTTTTGTAAGTGAGTTTTTTGTAAGCTGGACTTTTTGTAAGTGAGTTTTTTGTAAGTGAGTTTTTTGTAAGCTGGACTTTTTGTAAGTGAGTTTTTTGTAAGTGAGTTTTTTGTAAGTGAGTTTTTTGTAAGTGAGTTTTTTGTAAGTGAGTTTTTTGTAAGTGAGTTTTTTGTAAGTGAGTTTTTTGTAAGTGAGTTTTTTGTAAGCTGGACTTTTTGTAAGTGAGTTTTTTGTAAGTGAGTTTTTTGTAAGTGAGTTTTTTGTAAGCGAAATTTTTTAAACAAAACTTCATAAATGAGATTTTGTCAAAGAAACATTGAGTAACGAATTTTCTAATGAATTGAGTTTTCTAGTGAATAATGAATCTTCTAAGTAAGGTCTAAAACAAGAAAATATGAAATGAAACTCTTTCCTTGTATCTTCAGCAGGCATACCTTAATCCTCCCTAAAACCAGGGACATAAAGTTATGAAAATATTATTCTATCTTAATAAGTATACCTTAGACCTACAAATTGTCTCGAGGTTATTTTCAATTTACAATAATATATGAAGTTTGAGAAAATATAAATTTATTTGTTAGATTTAGATTCATAATTTTAATATATAAATAGTGGTAAAAATAATATATTTAAATTCAGGTATTGTTTTGGGTATTACTGTATCAGGAAAAGGTGTGAGTTAGTCCCAAATTAAATTTAACACAAACAGGGAAACGTTTTATTTATAAAAGGTAACATGATTAATTTCTTATTTAAATTTGAAGATCAAAATTGGAACTCGGCTGAAGATTGAGAAAGTACCGGTAACTTTTGTAAATAGTGTGTTAACATATCAATTAACCAGATTATCTAAATAAATATCAGTCTTCTAATTTTATAAAGACAATTAAAAAATTTAATATAGCAGGTTTCGTATATATTTTTCTACACAATTG contains these protein-coding regions:
- a CDS encoding response regulator; the encoded protein is MTDILIVEDNLLNLTVEADLLKSIGHEPKKAKNGFEALEILNEAKIDLILLDMELPKMHGLELLQKIKLNPETRSIKVVAVTGYSDPESKEKFLKAGCYAVLAKPINFGDFGSQVEYFLTISDS